The genomic interval ACTGCATTATAACTTTCTTTTATTTGTCACTTTGTGCCACTTGTCTCGAAATATTTCCACTCGTCGTATTAATGCTTGACGAATAGTGGGTTATTGACTGGTTTTTGATCGTCTTTGCATGTTAGTACTTGTAGGGTGAGAAGCTTGGGGGTCAGGAAACAGTAGGTGTTTGTTTTATCGCTACTTTATATAGTTTGTAGTTTAGTAATTTCATTTCTTAATAGCTGCTTATATACCCAAAACGTAGGGTTTTTAGGGGTGGCCGTCGAGCAGTGAAGCCCCATGAGCCTATAAATAATAGGTGATTGGGGTGAGGTGTGAAGGCAGTTAATTGCTCCTGCATAAACTGCATTCCCACCATCCTTGGTAGTCACAACAAAGCATAAAAATCATTCGTGAAGGGTATACATTGCCCTTTGAGGCTGATAGAGCCTAAAAACCCACTACACTAAACGTATAGCCCTTGAAAGGTTCTATAGCTGTTACAGTGGTTTAGGTTGTAACTAATGACAGATCGGCTTGTTTTAGTTGTATTAGCCAATTACGCTGTTCTTGCAAGCTTACTTGCAGTCGTTCTGGTTTGGTTGCTTATTAAACAACACCGGATTTCCATTATCAAAAAAAAGCTTTTTGATAACCGCAAAGTCATTAGCTCATTACAAGCAATTTTGGATGATATGCAAGAGGAGCTTGATGAAAGTGGTGAAACGGTACCTCAGGAGTGGTTGATTGACCCTATTAATAAGCGACAGATTAACTCACTTAGAAAACAGGTATTAACCATTGAAACCGCTGCGTTAAAACATAAAGAACCTGAAGATAGAGATAAGGAGTCATCTAAGGGATATAACAGTTTATTTGAGAAGTTACAAAAAGGTTTTCAAAAAGCCTTAAGTATTAAGGCGCCTACTTATGAAGTCTATCTGAAAGAACAGCTGGAAATGCTTATTGAATATGAAAAGCAGTTTGATAAGGTTCAGCTAGCGTGTTTTAACGCGAATCAATTGTCTATTACTGATGTAATTTGCTTGCGTAAATCTTTGATTCATTATGAGTTAGAAACAATTCGTGGCAGATTAGAAAAAGCCGAATATCAAGAGCGGTTGAATCAAAAAATAATCCATTATTTCAAGTCAATAGCGCCAGAAGCAGAAGTAATAGAGATTCCTACAGCAGCTAGTGAACAGTCTGCTAAAACTGAGTCAGTGGAGCAGGGAGAAGGGCTTGAAAATGCCTATGCAGAGCTGGCAATCCAACAGTCCAATCAAAAGATCAATAGCTATCAGGATCAAATCTCTAATCTAGAACATATTATTAAATTAAATGAAGCTATGATTGGAAAACTGAAAAAGGATAAACTAGGAGAGGGCGAGGATGATATATATCAAAAGGAATTAGAAGAGCTGTTGGAACAATCTCAAAAGCTGATAAAGCAGTTGAGGCGTGAAATTTTGGACTATAAAGAGGAAATTGAAAAGCTTGAAGAAAAAAACAACAAGCTAGAAAAAGGTATTCCTGTTGAAGAGGTTGAAGAAGATCAAGCGGCCAACGATGCGCTTGCTCAGCTTTTTGAGCGTTACTCCATGGATATGAGCAGAAAAGAGCAGGAAATTCAACAGCTAAAGAATGAAAAAAATGCTTTATTACAAAAATTAAAGCAAACAGCGGTAACTGGTACTTCCATGGATGGACATTATAAGGAAGCCTATGAAGAGGCCATTCAAAAAATTAAAAGAATGACCCAGGAGTATCACTTGTTGAATAAGATGTATTTGGATCTTAAAAATAAATAATTACTTAACTACCTTCTCTGCCACTAATAAATCATAAATTGCTTTGGCTGCTTCGGCCGGTGATTTGTTTTCTATTACACTACCACCTTCGTTTTTACTACTGGCAGTGGCTGCTTTAAAACGGTCGGCAGCGGTTTTGGCTTTCATGACTTTTAACCGTTTGGGGCGCTTTTTAGCGGGTTGTGCATTCCAACTGGCGCGGACCTCATCAATGTTAATGATGGCATCTACGTCATTGATGGCTCCCCTTTTAGCTTTTCCAAAAGCACTTTGACGAGGAGCAGCTGCAGCAGTATCGATACTGGCGACAAAAGGCATTTGTACTTTAATTAAGCGGCGTTGTCCTCTAGGTAGCGCTTGTAGTATCTCCGCTGTACGACCATTGATACTTTTTATCGCTGCAATATTGGGCACTATGGGTAATTTAAGCTGTTCGGCAATGAGATAGGGCGTCATACCAGATGATTCACCTTGCTCAGCTTTAATACCAGTGAAAATAATATCAGCATGATTTTCAGTTAAATAGTCAATCAGAGCTGGGATAGCATCTGCTTCATGGGGCTGATCCAATACGGTTAATTGATCTACCCCCATCCCTAAGTACTGGCGCAATACAGACTCTTTAGGGTTGCCCGCATGGAGTACTTCCAACTGCTCTGGGGCTAAATTTAACGCTAATTCCAGAGCTTTTGCATCCTGATCAGCTCTACGGCCTCGCTGTGATTTTGGGTGCAAACCAATGGAAACCAACGTTGTGATTTTAGCAATATGACTACTATTAGA from Spartinivicinus poritis carries:
- a CDS encoding electron transfer flavoprotein subunit beta, yielding MQPNTQQKSNSSHIAKITTLVSIGLHPKSQRGRRADQDAKALELALNLAPEQLEVLHAGNPKESVLRQYLGMGVDQLTVLDQPHEADAIPALIDYLTENHADIIFTGIKAEQGESSGMTPYLIAEQLKLPIVPNIAAIKSINGRTAEILQALPRGQRRLIKVQMPFVASIDTAAAAPRQSAFGKAKRGAINDVDAIINIDEVRASWNAQPAKKRPKRLKVMKAKTAADRFKAATASSKNEGGSVIENKSPAEAAKAIYDLLVAEKVVK